The proteins below come from a single Alligator mississippiensis isolate rAllMis1 chromosome 2, rAllMis1, whole genome shotgun sequence genomic window:
- the USP53 gene encoding inactive ubiquitin carboxyl-terminal hydrolase 53 isoform X2, whose product MAWAKFLRKPGGGNLGKVYQPGSMLSLAPTKGLLNEPGQNSCFLNSAVQVLWQLDIFRRSLRGLTGHVCQGDACIFCALKTIFAQFQHSREKALPSDNMRHALAESFKDEQRFQLGLMDDAAECFENILERIHFHIVPSSETDMCTSKSCIAHQKFAMTLYEQCVCRSCGASSDPLPFTEFVRYISTTALCNEVDRMMERHERLKPEMFAELLQAANTTDDFRKCPSNCGQKIKIRRVLMNCPEIVTIGLVWDSEHSDLTEDVMRNLATQLYLPGLFYRVTDEQAKNAELYLVGMICYASRHYCAFAFHTKSCKWVLFDDANVKEVGTKWKDVVSKCIRCHFQPLLLFYANPDGTAVSTEDAPRQIIHSHYKSAARNGEGLGFEKPAVPKLDHTRENGCGEPPNQKGNKKFQPENVSFSRAHVQASGVKLGHQDQKDKFKDISRECAQKAVDMRNVQSSLRKDADRGPKKDSGRQRDLIGEDRCHIKSGSPPVGNGFRQYADQRIYSSQGRGPYKHESIPHEPRLPSQVLGSNKTEAFLAVEKGMNRSRIDNTTGYETDSSQDSRDKGSVVSSSRSKSKAWKPMRETLNVDSIFSETEKKQHSPRHKANQSNKAKQEKEQSFNKWPKENQTQKSLMTIYEDETKQETGSRSSLDSDGKGNLEKGKGFTERKVHGDNWQIQRTESGYESCDHISNGSATLDSPVIEGTNPVDIRGVKETVSFSDLTPSAKKPENMLQSTSQQNRNYFEDLRRDQRSTEVNYRPHNNFPSESQAHSPPMRRIEIPESNWKFLPSSTLQPTHKDNVKRETRINKLYEQSSSEQLNSDKLEKTAMQVCFADGLPHSCNTENEPLCGKRLNSSEFLLPSQLQAPSTRSATSKAGLSSFAPQSTLEQCNVMPFSSGVRTVQSFGRTDHLWVPEAVYQNLPPPLPPKKYARNFLSGTESNEPPCDVKSTGFMHVNPSDFQRQSTGTASTAPEAGVCTNEDRLKEAFQGKEPSVHKPDFSTGPSVNDFQTLSAKLLSKGSCHTGPSANSPDANDSVSLTTYFSVDSCMTDTYRMKYHQRPKLYFADPGSFHKELGTAYHSTVDSSHPASEQRYRPHMESIHCNR is encoded by the exons ACTATATTTGCACAGTTCCAACACAGTCGGGAAAAAGCACTCCCATCAGATAATATGAGGCATGCCCTGGCTGAAAGCTTTAAAGATGAACAGCGTTTTCAGCTTGGATTGATGGATGATGCAGCAGAATGCTTT GAAAATATACTTGAGAGGATTCATTTCCATATAGTTCCAAGTAGTGAAACGGATATGTGCACATCTAAATCCTGCATTGCTCATCAGAAGTTTGCTATGACACTATATGAACAG TGCGTGTGCCGCAGTTGTGGGGCATCTTCAGACCCCTTGCCTTTCACAGAATTTGTGCGTTACATTTCTACAACTGCCTTGTG CAATGAAGTTGATAGAATGATGGAAAGGCATGAACGCCTCAAGCCAGAAATGTTTGCAGAATTGCTACAGGCAGCAAATACCACTGATGACTTCAGAAAATGTCCT agTAACTGtggtcaaaaaataaaaatccgtCGTGTTCTCATGAACTGTCCCGAGATTGTCACAATTGGTTTAGTCTGGGATTCGGAACATTCTGACTTGACAGAAGATGTTATGCGGAATCTGGCAACACAGCTTTATCTTCCTGGG TTGTTCTATAGGGTTACAGATGAGCAGGCTAAAAATGCTGAGCTTTATCTTGTGGGGATGATTTGCTACGCAAGCCGACATTACTGTGCCTTTGCCTTTCACACTAAGAGCTGCAAGTGGGTCCTGTTTGATGATGCTAATGTGAAAGAG gttGGAACAAAATGGAAAGATGTGGTCTCCAAGTGCATTCGATGTCACTTTCAGCCATTGTTGCTATTTTATGCTAACCCAGATGGTACAGCTGTATCCACAGAAGATGCACCTAGACAGATTATTCATTCTCACTACAAATCGGCAGCAAGAAATGGGGAAGGCTTAG GTTTTGAAAAACCAGCTGTTCCAAAGTTGGATCACACAAGAGAGAATGGATGTGGAGAGCCTCCAAATCAAAAGGGCAATAAAAAATTTCAGCCTGAAAACGTCAGTTTCAGCAGAGCTCATGTTCAGGCTAGTGGTG TTAAGTTAGGGCACCAAGATCAAAAGGACAAGTTCAAGGATATATCCAGAGAATGTGCTCAGAAGGCAGTTGATATGAGAAACGTTCAGTCCTCCCTAAGGAAAGATGCAGACAGAGGACCAAAAAAAGACTCTGGGAGACAAagag atCTAATTGGAGAAGACCGCTGTCACATTAAGTCAGGATCGCCTCCTGTTGGGAATGGATTTAGACAATATGCTGACCAGCGCATTTATAGTAGCCAGGGAAGAGGACCTTACAAACATGAAAGTATACCACATGAACCCAGACTGCCTTCACAGGTACTTGGGTCAAATAAAACAGAAGCTTTTCTTGCTGTGGAAAAAGGGATGAACAGATCTAGGATTGACAATACCACTGGCTATGAAACAGATAGCAGCCAAGATTCTAGGGACAAGGGAAGTGTTGTCAGCAGCAGTAGAAGCAAAAGCAAAGCTTGGAAGCCTATGCGAGAGACATTAAATGTGGACAGCATTTTCAGCGAGACTGAAAAAAAGCAACATAGTCCAAGACATAAGGCAAATCAAAGCAATAAAGCTAAACAGGAAAAGGAGCAGAGCTTTAATAAGTGGCCAAAAGAAAATCAAACCCAGAAGAGTTTAATGACCATTTATGaagatgaaacaaaacaggagaCGGGGAGTCGAAGCTCTCTGGATTCTGATGGAAAAGGGAAtctggagaaaggaaaaggatttACAGAGAGAAAAGTCCATGGTGACAACTGGCAAATACAAAGAACTGAATCTGGATATGAAAGCTGTGATCATATCAGTAATGGATCTGCCACTCTGGATTCGCCTGTCATTGAAGGAACCAACCCAGTGGATATCCGAGGTGTTAAAGAAACTGTTTCCTTCAG TGACCTGACTCCATCAGCCAAAAAACCTGAAAATATGTTGCAGTCTACCTCTCAGCAGAACAGGAACTATTTTGAGG acttgAGAAGAGACCAGAGGAGTACAGAAGTTAATTACAGACCTCATAATAATTTCCCATCAGAATCGCAGGCACACAGTCCTCCAATGAGAAG gATTGAGATACCTGAGAGTAATTGGAAATTTCTTCCTTCATCGACTCTACAGCCAACTCATAAGGACAATGTTAAGCGAGAGACTAGAATCAATAAGCTATATGAACAAAGTTCTTCAGAGCAGCTTAATTCAGATAAACTTGAGAAGACAGCCATGCAAGTGTGTTTTGCTGACGGCTTACCCCATTCTTGTAATACTGAAAATGAACCTCTCTGTGGAAAGAGGCTGAATAGCAGTGAATTTCTCTTACCTTCTCAGCTGCAGGCTCCTAGTACTAGAAGTGCTACATCAAAAGCAGGGCTGTCATCTTTTGCACCCCAGAGCACATTGGAGCAATGCAATGTGATGCCATTTTCATCTGGTGTACGTACAGTTCAGTCATTTGGTAGGACTGATCATCTTTGGGTCCCAGAAGCTGTTTACCAAAATCTTCCACCTCCTTTACCTCCAAAGAAATATGCTCGGAACTTTTTGTCAGGAACAGAAAGTAATGAACCTCCATGTGATGTAAAGTCAACAGGATTCATGCATGTTAATCCTTCAGATTTTCAGAGGCAAAGTACAGGTACAGCTTCAACTGCACCAGAAGCAGGCGTATGTACAAATGAAGACAGACTTAAAGAAGCATTTCAAGGAAAGGAGCCTTCTGTTCACAAACCAGATTTTTCAACTGGCCCATCAGTTAATGATTTTCAGACTCTGTCTGCTAAACTTTTAAGTAAAGGATCATGCCACACAGGACCAAGTGCTAATTCTCCAGATGCAAATGATAGTGTATCTCTAACTACATATTTTTCAGTAGATAGCTGTATGACTGATACATACAGGATGAAATATCACCAGAGACCCAAACTGTATTTCGCAGATCCTGGTAGTTTCCACAAAGAATTGGGCACTGCTTACCACAGTACTGTTGATTCCAGTCATCCTGCATCCGAACAGAGATACAGACCGCATATGGAAAGTATACACTGCAATAGGTAG
- the USP53 gene encoding inactive ubiquitin carboxyl-terminal hydrolase 53 isoform X1, protein MAWAKFLRKPGGGNLGKVYQPGSMLSLAPTKGLLNEPGQNSCFLNSAVQVLWQLDIFRRSLRGLTGHVCQGDACIFCALKTIFAQFQHSREKALPSDNMRHALAESFKDEQRFQLGLMDDAAECFENILERIHFHIVPSSETDMCTSKSCIAHQKFAMTLYEQCVCRSCGASSDPLPFTEFVRYISTTALCNEVDRMMERHERLKPEMFAELLQAANTTDDFRKCPSNCGQKIKIRRVLMNCPEIVTIGLVWDSEHSDLTEDVMRNLATQLYLPGLFYRVTDEQAKNAELYLVGMICYASRHYCAFAFHTKSCKWVLFDDANVKEVGTKWKDVVSKCIRCHFQPLLLFYANPDGTAVSTEDAPRQIIHSHYKSAARNGEGLGFEKPAVPKLDHTRENGCGEPPNQKGNKKFQPENVSFSRAHVQASGGKGPFKLGHQDQKDKFKDISRECAQKAVDMRNVQSSLRKDADRGPKKDSGRQRDLIGEDRCHIKSGSPPVGNGFRQYADQRIYSSQGRGPYKHESIPHEPRLPSQVLGSNKTEAFLAVEKGMNRSRIDNTTGYETDSSQDSRDKGSVVSSSRSKSKAWKPMRETLNVDSIFSETEKKQHSPRHKANQSNKAKQEKEQSFNKWPKENQTQKSLMTIYEDETKQETGSRSSLDSDGKGNLEKGKGFTERKVHGDNWQIQRTESGYESCDHISNGSATLDSPVIEGTNPVDIRGVKETVSFSDLTPSAKKPENMLQSTSQQNRNYFEDLRRDQRSTEVNYRPHNNFPSESQAHSPPMRRIEIPESNWKFLPSSTLQPTHKDNVKRETRINKLYEQSSSEQLNSDKLEKTAMQVCFADGLPHSCNTENEPLCGKRLNSSEFLLPSQLQAPSTRSATSKAGLSSFAPQSTLEQCNVMPFSSGVRTVQSFGRTDHLWVPEAVYQNLPPPLPPKKYARNFLSGTESNEPPCDVKSTGFMHVNPSDFQRQSTGTASTAPEAGVCTNEDRLKEAFQGKEPSVHKPDFSTGPSVNDFQTLSAKLLSKGSCHTGPSANSPDANDSVSLTTYFSVDSCMTDTYRMKYHQRPKLYFADPGSFHKELGTAYHSTVDSSHPASEQRYRPHMESIHCNR, encoded by the exons ACTATATTTGCACAGTTCCAACACAGTCGGGAAAAAGCACTCCCATCAGATAATATGAGGCATGCCCTGGCTGAAAGCTTTAAAGATGAACAGCGTTTTCAGCTTGGATTGATGGATGATGCAGCAGAATGCTTT GAAAATATACTTGAGAGGATTCATTTCCATATAGTTCCAAGTAGTGAAACGGATATGTGCACATCTAAATCCTGCATTGCTCATCAGAAGTTTGCTATGACACTATATGAACAG TGCGTGTGCCGCAGTTGTGGGGCATCTTCAGACCCCTTGCCTTTCACAGAATTTGTGCGTTACATTTCTACAACTGCCTTGTG CAATGAAGTTGATAGAATGATGGAAAGGCATGAACGCCTCAAGCCAGAAATGTTTGCAGAATTGCTACAGGCAGCAAATACCACTGATGACTTCAGAAAATGTCCT agTAACTGtggtcaaaaaataaaaatccgtCGTGTTCTCATGAACTGTCCCGAGATTGTCACAATTGGTTTAGTCTGGGATTCGGAACATTCTGACTTGACAGAAGATGTTATGCGGAATCTGGCAACACAGCTTTATCTTCCTGGG TTGTTCTATAGGGTTACAGATGAGCAGGCTAAAAATGCTGAGCTTTATCTTGTGGGGATGATTTGCTACGCAAGCCGACATTACTGTGCCTTTGCCTTTCACACTAAGAGCTGCAAGTGGGTCCTGTTTGATGATGCTAATGTGAAAGAG gttGGAACAAAATGGAAAGATGTGGTCTCCAAGTGCATTCGATGTCACTTTCAGCCATTGTTGCTATTTTATGCTAACCCAGATGGTACAGCTGTATCCACAGAAGATGCACCTAGACAGATTATTCATTCTCACTACAAATCGGCAGCAAGAAATGGGGAAGGCTTAG GTTTTGAAAAACCAGCTGTTCCAAAGTTGGATCACACAAGAGAGAATGGATGTGGAGAGCCTCCAAATCAAAAGGGCAATAAAAAATTTCAGCCTGAAAACGTCAGTTTCAGCAGAGCTCATGTTCAGGCTAGTGGTGGTAAGGGACCAT TTAAGTTAGGGCACCAAGATCAAAAGGACAAGTTCAAGGATATATCCAGAGAATGTGCTCAGAAGGCAGTTGATATGAGAAACGTTCAGTCCTCCCTAAGGAAAGATGCAGACAGAGGACCAAAAAAAGACTCTGGGAGACAAagag atCTAATTGGAGAAGACCGCTGTCACATTAAGTCAGGATCGCCTCCTGTTGGGAATGGATTTAGACAATATGCTGACCAGCGCATTTATAGTAGCCAGGGAAGAGGACCTTACAAACATGAAAGTATACCACATGAACCCAGACTGCCTTCACAGGTACTTGGGTCAAATAAAACAGAAGCTTTTCTTGCTGTGGAAAAAGGGATGAACAGATCTAGGATTGACAATACCACTGGCTATGAAACAGATAGCAGCCAAGATTCTAGGGACAAGGGAAGTGTTGTCAGCAGCAGTAGAAGCAAAAGCAAAGCTTGGAAGCCTATGCGAGAGACATTAAATGTGGACAGCATTTTCAGCGAGACTGAAAAAAAGCAACATAGTCCAAGACATAAGGCAAATCAAAGCAATAAAGCTAAACAGGAAAAGGAGCAGAGCTTTAATAAGTGGCCAAAAGAAAATCAAACCCAGAAGAGTTTAATGACCATTTATGaagatgaaacaaaacaggagaCGGGGAGTCGAAGCTCTCTGGATTCTGATGGAAAAGGGAAtctggagaaaggaaaaggatttACAGAGAGAAAAGTCCATGGTGACAACTGGCAAATACAAAGAACTGAATCTGGATATGAAAGCTGTGATCATATCAGTAATGGATCTGCCACTCTGGATTCGCCTGTCATTGAAGGAACCAACCCAGTGGATATCCGAGGTGTTAAAGAAACTGTTTCCTTCAG TGACCTGACTCCATCAGCCAAAAAACCTGAAAATATGTTGCAGTCTACCTCTCAGCAGAACAGGAACTATTTTGAGG acttgAGAAGAGACCAGAGGAGTACAGAAGTTAATTACAGACCTCATAATAATTTCCCATCAGAATCGCAGGCACACAGTCCTCCAATGAGAAG gATTGAGATACCTGAGAGTAATTGGAAATTTCTTCCTTCATCGACTCTACAGCCAACTCATAAGGACAATGTTAAGCGAGAGACTAGAATCAATAAGCTATATGAACAAAGTTCTTCAGAGCAGCTTAATTCAGATAAACTTGAGAAGACAGCCATGCAAGTGTGTTTTGCTGACGGCTTACCCCATTCTTGTAATACTGAAAATGAACCTCTCTGTGGAAAGAGGCTGAATAGCAGTGAATTTCTCTTACCTTCTCAGCTGCAGGCTCCTAGTACTAGAAGTGCTACATCAAAAGCAGGGCTGTCATCTTTTGCACCCCAGAGCACATTGGAGCAATGCAATGTGATGCCATTTTCATCTGGTGTACGTACAGTTCAGTCATTTGGTAGGACTGATCATCTTTGGGTCCCAGAAGCTGTTTACCAAAATCTTCCACCTCCTTTACCTCCAAAGAAATATGCTCGGAACTTTTTGTCAGGAACAGAAAGTAATGAACCTCCATGTGATGTAAAGTCAACAGGATTCATGCATGTTAATCCTTCAGATTTTCAGAGGCAAAGTACAGGTACAGCTTCAACTGCACCAGAAGCAGGCGTATGTACAAATGAAGACAGACTTAAAGAAGCATTTCAAGGAAAGGAGCCTTCTGTTCACAAACCAGATTTTTCAACTGGCCCATCAGTTAATGATTTTCAGACTCTGTCTGCTAAACTTTTAAGTAAAGGATCATGCCACACAGGACCAAGTGCTAATTCTCCAGATGCAAATGATAGTGTATCTCTAACTACATATTTTTCAGTAGATAGCTGTATGACTGATACATACAGGATGAAATATCACCAGAGACCCAAACTGTATTTCGCAGATCCTGGTAGTTTCCACAAAGAATTGGGCACTGCTTACCACAGTACTGTTGATTCCAGTCATCCTGCATCCGAACAGAGATACAGACCGCATATGGAAAGTATACACTGCAATAGGTAG